The following are encoded together in the Thermodesulfobacteriota bacterium genome:
- a CDS encoding DUF5996 family protein has protein sequence MSSQSISQNEAWPSLPLDAWKDTYATLHMWLQIVGKIRMAQSPWVNHSWNATLYVTARGLTTSPLSYGTRIFQIAFDFIDHKLLIQCSDDRAGIVPLRPLSVAAFYRQLMEELGKLDLYLKINTKPNEVPDPIPFDQDEQHASYDPEYATRFWRILAQSDRVFKRFRGRFIGKCSPVHFFWGAPDLAVTRFSGRRAPEHPGGIPNLPDAVTREAYSHEVSSCGFWAGGGTVSHPVFYSYAYPEPNGFAKAAVRPESAYYSDDFREFLLPYDAVREAQSPDDTLLEFLQSTYEAAATLGGWDRKSLERSHTF, from the coding sequence ATGTCGTCACAATCCATTTCACAAAACGAAGCATGGCCGAGTCTCCCGTTGGATGCCTGGAAGGATACATATGCCACACTGCACATGTGGTTACAGATAGTCGGGAAGATTCGTATGGCCCAGAGTCCCTGGGTTAACCATTCCTGGAACGCGACACTATACGTTACCGCCCGTGGACTCACCACCTCTCCTCTCTCATATGGAACGAGGATTTTCCAGATCGCTTTCGATTTTATTGACCACAAGCTACTAATACAGTGCAGCGATGATAGAGCTGGCATAGTTCCGCTTCGGCCGCTCTCCGTTGCGGCGTTTTACAGACAGCTTATGGAGGAGCTCGGCAAGCTTGATTTGTATCTCAAGATCAATACGAAACCAAACGAAGTGCCGGACCCGATTCCTTTCGACCAGGATGAACAACACGCATCCTACGACCCGGAGTATGCCACCCGTTTTTGGCGGATACTGGCGCAGTCAGACCGGGTCTTCAAGCGATTTAGGGGCCGATTCATCGGCAAATGCAGCCCCGTCCACTTCTTCTGGGGCGCCCCTGACCTGGCGGTAACCCGCTTCTCCGGACGGCGGGCGCCGGAGCATCCCGGAGGAATCCCCAACCTTCCCGACGCTGTAACCCGGGAGGCCTATTCACATGAGGTCAGCAGTTGCGGATTCTGGGCAGGCGGCGGTACGGTATCCCATCCGGTCTTCTACTCATATGCTTACCCGGAACCTAATGGCTTTGCCAAAGCTGCAGTCAGGCCGGAGAGCGCTTACTACAGCGACGACTTTCGGGAGTTTCTGCTGCCGTATGATGCGGTCAGAGAAGCCCAATCGCCCGACGACACTTTGCTCGAGTTTTTACAAAGTACATACGAAGCCGCGGCCACTCTGGGAGGATGGGATCGTAAATCCCTGGAGCGTAGCCACACCTTTTAA
- a CDS encoding pyridoxal-dependent decarboxylase, whose product MKNKEKPILVPYRDILNKIRLSFPQPVSDRVHDSYLVHTVMRALDGVDALKGELPILGKREPLDYTSARMTRLPEESSSLEDVISALVKYLEGMTIWGHPRTQQNVVPPPSIASLIGMTLAQLYNPNLGWDVYSHRVALAEVEVVAMVSALVGYNPVQSSGVFTFGGTGTTLYGVKVGIEKAIPKAMENGVREDAVVFASDCSHYCRFNVAGWLGLGEKNLITIPTNARNEMDIPALRKRAREVLAEGRKIAGFICTMGTTDAFGLDDLEEVVKLRNELMEEFRLPYCPHVHADAVIGWAWSVFNDYPFEENPMGFRPRTVRALAGAGNRIRDLHLADSVGVDFHKTGFTPYISSLVLFKDRKDLQLLQRDQEKMPYLYQFGEHRPGMYTVETSRSGAGVLAALANLKLFGKKGLQAIIGHIVEMAQLLREHLEGHAYTTVLNRDNFGTVTIFRAYPDGINTFEIKEQELHDPAFRDTLLRHNEYNRRISDYVHDEAMGGRGVVLSLTDCYRYTSYGEPVVGLKSYILSPFVDEENIEAIVDKVLEAREKITI is encoded by the coding sequence GTGAAAAATAAAGAAAAACCAATCCTCGTCCCATATCGCGATATCCTGAATAAGATTCGATTAAGTTTCCCCCAGCCGGTAAGCGACCGCGTCCACGACTCCTACCTGGTCCACACCGTAATGCGTGCCCTAGACGGTGTAGATGCCCTCAAAGGCGAACTGCCGATACTAGGAAAACGAGAACCCCTGGATTACACCTCGGCTCGTATGACCCGCCTGCCCGAAGAATCGTCCTCGTTAGAGGATGTAATCTCAGCATTGGTCAAATACCTGGAGGGTATGACCATCTGGGGACACCCGCGTACTCAGCAGAACGTAGTCCCCCCGCCCTCCATCGCCTCGCTTATTGGCATGACCCTGGCCCAGCTTTATAACCCGAACCTGGGATGGGATGTGTACAGCCACCGGGTGGCGCTGGCCGAAGTGGAAGTCGTAGCGATGGTCTCTGCACTGGTCGGATACAACCCGGTTCAATCTTCAGGGGTATTCACATTCGGAGGCACCGGCACCACCCTTTACGGTGTGAAGGTGGGAATCGAGAAAGCAATACCCAAAGCCATGGAGAACGGGGTGCGAGAAGATGCAGTAGTTTTTGCGAGCGATTGCAGCCACTATTGCCGTTTCAACGTCGCCGGCTGGTTAGGCTTGGGCGAGAAGAACCTCATAACAATCCCTACCAATGCCCGGAACGAGATGGATATTCCCGCGCTCAGGAAAAGGGCAAGGGAGGTGTTGGCAGAGGGAAGGAAGATAGCCGGTTTTATATGCACCATGGGAACTACCGATGCATTCGGGCTCGACGACCTGGAGGAAGTAGTCAAATTACGAAACGAATTGATGGAGGAATTTAGGTTGCCCTATTGTCCCCATGTCCATGCCGATGCGGTGATCGGCTGGGCCTGGTCGGTCTTTAATGACTATCCTTTCGAGGAAAACCCGATGGGCTTCCGCCCGCGCACCGTTCGCGCCCTGGCCGGAGCCGGCAATAGAATCCGCGACCTGCACCTCGCTGACTCGGTCGGCGTCGACTTTCACAAAACCGGCTTCACCCCGTACATTTCTAGCCTGGTTCTCTTCAAGGACCGAAAGGACCTGCAATTGCTTCAACGAGACCAGGAAAAGATGCCTTATCTATATCAATTCGGTGAGCACCGACCAGGAATGTACACCGTGGAGACATCCAGGAGCGGTGCCGGGGTGCTTGCGGCACTCGCCAACTTGAAGCTCTTCGGAAAGAAGGGCTTACAGGCCATAATCGGGCATATCGTGGAGATGGCCCAGCTTCTTCGCGAGCACCTGGAGGGACATGCCTATACCACGGTGCTTAACCGCGACAACTTCGGCACGGTGACCATATTCCGGGCCTATCCCGACGGCATAAACACATTTGAGATCAAAGAACAGGAACTGCATGACCCGGCATTCCGGGACACCCTTCTTCGCCACAACGAATACAACCGCCGCATTTCCGACTATGTGCATGACGAAGCGATGGGGGGAAGGGGAGTAGTGCTCTCGCTCACAGACTGCTACCGCTACACATCCTACGGCGAGCCGGTGGTAGGCCTCAAATCCTACATTCTCTCCCCCTTCGTAGATGAGGAAAACATCGAGGCGATCGTGGATAAGGTGCTAGAGGCGAGGGAAAAGATAACTATCTAA